A single genomic interval of Pseudorasbora parva isolate DD20220531a chromosome 21, ASM2467924v1, whole genome shotgun sequence harbors:
- the ndc80 gene encoding kinetochore protein NDC80 homolog encodes MSRRPSSRYSEMPMRVTDSRMSLINATPQNKDNVFGKLNIPKPQSTTSERRTSFFGKGIGAGGQRNSMFGAYGGTEKMKDPRPLHDKAFVQQCIKQLCEFLVERGFPGSITVKSLQSPSTKEFLKIYEFIYTFLEPSFQMPTTKVEEEIPRMLKDLGYPFVLSKSSMYSIGAPHTWPQALGALIWLIDTVKLFSGLREQGLLFSDFSDELCDLEERTEYNKLFMDYCSDTYNKFMQGADTFEDEEDDYLNKLKKLYNVDEALLNSQQEKHAVLMEHMERLERESQTDRLVGKRTEKLRLQADLQKLQDYRSTLEAHKTGLKNKAAGLSEELEAAEMQLEVLKQERTRLQHILENQKFTPADIERINRERNELQQTVNSLSQSLEEAEQLVWNEEVNLSKTKEKAELKVAEYNKLGRKLKLIPQSAENACGHDFEIRTDYSATSITQYRTQIQNPLKNMMVDVEDECSRLTNVKLSLEETVEQVKSNIFDKENDIKQIKEQIRRVDQQLEHDMQEMAQEDEKWAAEVDSAETHKNRLEKNVTQGCEQAEEECKAAQQQYHVVVQETNEEKRMVNKNLTEIFSSAADHLLAFEKHCHEQLKRFDKMKDVIREDEADMKRLTDLLENFMKKANSL; translated from the exons ATGAGTCGGCGGCCCAGCAGCAGATATTCTGAGATGCCCATGCGTGTGACAGACAGCAGGATGAGTCTGATCAATGCCACCCCTCAAAA CAAGGACAATGTCTTTGGCAAGCTGAATATACCTAAACCTCAGTCTACCACATCTGAGAGACGAACAAGCTTTTTTGGAAA AGGCATCGGTGCAGGTGGCCAGAGGAACAGCATGTTTGGGGCATATGGGGGCACAGAGAAGATGAAGGACCCAAGACCCCTACATGACAAAGCTTTTGTCCAACAGTGTATCAAACAACTTTGTGAA TTCCTGGTGGAACGAGGCTTTCCAGGCAGCATCACAGTGAAGTCTCTCCAGTCTCCTTCCACAAAAGAGTTTTTAAAGATATACGAATTCATCTACACTTTTTTGGAACCATCCTTTCAGATGCCCACCACCAAAGTGGAGGAGGAGATCCCAAGAATGCTCAAAGATCTGGG atacCCGTTTGTACTCTCAAAAAGTTCCATGTACTCCATTGGTGCTCCTCATACATGGCCTCAGGCTCTCGGAGCTCTTATCTGGCTCATCGACACAGTCAAG CTCTTCAGTGGTCTGAGAGAGCAGGGGCTGCTGTTCTCTGACTTCTCAGATGAGCTGTGTGATCTAGAGGAAAGGACTGAGTACAACAAG CTCTTTATGGATTACTGCTCTGACACCTACAACAAGTTCATGCAGGGAGCAGATACGTTTGAGGATGAGGAAGACGACTATCTTAATAAACTAA AGAAGCTGTACAATGTGGATGAGGCGCTGTTAAACTCCCAGCAGGAAAAGCATGCGGTGCTGATGGAGCACATGGAGAGACTTGAAAGGGAAAGTCAAACT GATCGTTTAGTAGGGAAGAGGACAGAGAAGCTCAGATTACAGGCTGATCTACAGAAGCTGCAAGACTATCGAAGTACTCTGGAGGCCCATAAAACTGGCCTGAAGAATAAAGCTGCTGGACTGTCTGAGGAGCTCGAGGCTGCTG AGATGCAGTTGGAGGTTCTGAAGCAGGAGAGAACTAGGCTGCAGCACATCCTGGAGAATCAGAAGTTCACTCCAGCTGATATCGAGCGTATTAACCGAGAGAGGAATGAACTGCAGCAGACCGTTAACAGCCTaagccagagtctggaggaggcTGAGCAGCTGGTTTGGAATGAGGAGGTCAACCTGTCCAAAACCAAAGAGAAG GCGGAGTTGAAGGTTGCTGAGTATAATAAACTGGGTCGTAAACTGAAGCTCATTCCACAGTCAGCCGAGAACGCCTGTGGTCATGACTTTGAAATCAGAACAGATTATAGTGCCACTTCCATCACGCAGTACAGGACACAGATACAG AATCCTCTGAAGAATATGATGGTTGACGTGGAGGATGAATGCAGCAGACTCACTAATGTGAAGTTGAGTTTGGAAGAGACTGTTGAACAG GTGAAGTCCAACATCTTTGATAAGGAGAATGACATCAAGCAGATAAAGGAGCAGATTCGCAGAGTTGACCAACAGCTGGAGCATGACATGCAG GAAATGGCACAAGAGGATGAGAAGTGGGCAGCTGAGGTGGACTCTGCTGAAACCCACAAGAACCGCTTGGAAAAGAATGTGACGCAGGGATGCGAGCAAGCTGAGGAGGAATGCAAAGCTGCCCAACAACA GTATCATGTGGTCGTGCAGGAGACTAATGAGGAGAAGCGCATGGTGAACAAGAATCTGACTGAAATCTTCTCTtcagcagcagatcatttactTGCATTTGAA AAACACTGCCACGAGCAACTGAAAAGATTCGATAAGATGAAGGATGTCATCCGTGAGGACGAGGCTGACATGAAACGGCTGACGGATCTATTGGAGAACTTCATGAAGAAAGCAAACAGCTTGTAA
- the tut1 gene encoding speckle targeted PIP5K1A-regulated poly(A) polymerase, translated as MELDNDIQTTQKGFHCNLCHVNIPNRPSLEDHVKGKKHQHLQRLRAQRKAQEENSVFVSGFKPDTSQTDLKEYFTQFGPVSDVIMDKQKGVYAIVEFSEPQNAQTALAQLEHQLNGLQLRVKPRERKEFKLASRGKPKNTQISLDKLNYEICKATSVNEQIQKVVESFELTDNEKKARDLLVQLLQEVFTEFFPDCQIVPFGSSVNTFGIHSCDLDLFLDLENTKAFQARAKSSGATGENQSEDCHSEDSILSDIDLSTATPAEILELLAAILRKCVPGVHKVQTLSTARLPVVKFSHRELNLQGDITINNRLAVRNTRFLQMCSGIDSRLRPLVYTIRLWAKQKQLAGSMSGPGPLLNNYALTLLVIFYLQNRDPPVLPSVNQLKNMACEEEECVIEDWDCTFPSQPFRVPPSKNTEDLCTLLFGFFTFYSNFDFPASVVSLRDGHVLPITDFLQSDKETVNAAEASSSKPKRSSAPKLGPMNVLDPFELNHNVAGNLNERTQKNFKRECCEAEKYCRSLQYQRKSTKGKSWGLVRLFAPPSEAGPRSKVETEKIMEVSIPFKTAVLPEPLRVQLAKAGKGFRGLWFAKVCSAVEMVFQEILKCSPSEETQTADLCQSLDGADKDGNEMEVNNNQSLEDASPQAKSEAGKKRPLVTEEGPSTSAVIQAKRQRLDVDMEHPEPVHWTWTQRNRVWAGRRKVRRDLLKTSDETSKPEGGCIDIESRVTQSIVEKEEKLQELLEFKVDAEVVGGNESTKVVLHFHPSHYSAGVFQDFFHFLESFLPKMAETILGRADDVTEMS; from the exons ATGGAGCTCGATAATGACATCCAGACAACGCAAAAAGGGTTTCACTGCAACCTCTGCCATGTTAATATACCCAACA GGCCGAGCCTGGAAGATCATGTTAAAGGAAAGAAGCACCAACATCTCCAGCGGCTCAGAGCTCAGCGTAAAGCTCAGGAGGaaaacagtgtgtttgtgagcgGATTTAAACCAGACACCTCTCAAACCGATCTGAAGGAGTATTTCACACAGTTTGGGCCAGTGTCAGATGTGATCATGGACAAGCAAAAG GGTGTGTATGCTATAGTTGAGTTCTCCGAGCCGCAGAACGCTCAGACAGCTCTGGCACAACTAGAGCATCAGCTCAATGGACTCCAGCTCCGTGTCAAGCCCAGAGAGAGGAAAGAGTTCAAACTGGCCAGCAGAGGGAAACCCAAAAACACTCAGATCAGCCTGGACAAACTCAACTATGAGATCTGCAAGGCTACATCT GTAAATGAGCAGATTCAGAAGGTGGTGGAGAGTTTTGAGCTGACAGACAATGAAAAGAAAGCGAGAGATCTCCTAGTTCAGCTGCTACAGGAAGTCTTCACAGAGTTCTTTCCAG ATTGCCAGATTGTGCCCTTTGGCTCCTCTGTGAACACATTTGGGATTCACTCCTGTGACCTTGATCTGTTCCTCGACCTTGAGAACACCAAAGCATTTCAAGCTCGTGCAAAGTCTTCTGGAGCT ACAGGAGAAAATCAGTCTGAGGATTGCCATTCTGAAGACTCCATTTTATCCGACATTGACCTGTCCACTGCCACTCCTGCCGAAATTTTGGAGCTTCTTGCAGCCATTTTGAGGAAGTGCGTTCCAGGTGTTCACAAAGTACAGACGCTCAGCACTGCCCGACTTCCTGTGGTCAAGTTCAGTCATCGAGAGCTCAACCTCCAAGGAGACATCACAATTAACAATAG ATTGGCAGTAAGAAACACTCGATTTCTGCAGATGTGTTCAGGCATCGATTCCAGACTGCGACCCTTAGTCTACACCATCCGATTATGGGCTAAGCAGAAACAATTAGCAG GGAGCATGTCTGGCCCTGGACCGTTGTTGAACAACTACGCTCTTACACTGCTGGTGATCTTCTACCTTCAGAATCGAGACCCTCCTGTGCTTCCCTCTGTGAATCAGCTCAAGAACATGGCCT gTGAGGAAGAAGAGTGTGTTATTGAGGATTGGGATTGTACATTTCCTAGTCAGCCCTTTCGTGTACCACCCAGCAAAAACACTGAAGATCTTT GCACTTTGCTTTTTGGATTCTTCACCTTTTACTCAAATTTTGATTTTCCTGCATCAGTGGTGTCTCTGCGAGACGGCCATGTGCTGCCTATTACAGACTTCCTTCAAAGTGACAAGGAAACAGTAAACGCTGCGGAGGCCTCTAGTTCCAAACCGAAGCGCTCCTCTGCCCCTAAACTGGGCCCTATGAATGTCCTGGATCCATTTGAGCTGAACCACAATGTGGCCGGGAACCTTAACGAACGAACACAAAAGAACTTCAAGAGAGAATGCTGCGAGGCCGAGAAGTACTGCCGCAGTTTGCAGTACCAGCGCAAATCAACCAAAGGCAAATCCTGGGGCCTCGTGCGGCTCTTTGCACCGCCAAGTGAAGCAGGACCGCGTTCAAAGGTCGAGACTGAAAAGATTATGGAGGTCAGCATCCCTTTCAAGACAGCCGTTCTTCCAGAACCTTTGCGTGTCCAACTGGCAAAGGCTGGGAAGGGTTTTAGGGGTCTTTGGTTTGCAAAGGTCTGCTCTGCTGTAGAGATGGTGTTTCaagaaattttaaaatgttcaccCTCAGAGGAGACTCAAACTGCAGACCTTTGTCAAAGTCTGGATGGAGCTGACAAAGATGGAAATGAAATGGAGGTGAATAATAACCAGAGTCTTGAAGATGCTAGTCCTCAAGCCAAAAGTGAAGCTGGTAAGAAGAGGCCTCTTGTAACGGAGGAGGGTCCATCAACCTCTGCTGTTATACAAGCTAAAAGACAGAGACTTGATGTTGATATGGAGCACCCTGAGCCGGTCCACTGGACTTGGACTCAAAGGAACCGCGTTTGGGCAGGCCGACGGAAAGTGCGGAGAGATCTCTTGAAGACTAGTGATGAGACTTCCAAACCTGAAGGTGGCTGCATTGACATTGAAAGCAGGGTGACACAGAGCATTGTGGAGAAAGAGGAGAAACTTCAAGAGTTGTTGGAGTTCAAAGTAGATGCAGAAGTTGTTGGCGGAAATGAAAGCACCAAGGTTGTCCTCCATTTTCACCCCAGCCATTATTCTGCAGGCGTCTTTCAAGACTTCTTCCATTTTCTCGAGTCCTTCCTGCCTAAGATGGCAGAAACGATCCTAGGGAGAGCAGATGATGTTACAGAAATGTCAtaa